One window from the genome of Nicotiana sylvestris chromosome 9, ASM39365v2, whole genome shotgun sequence encodes:
- the LOC104213780 gene encoding probable RNA methyltransferase At5g51130, which yields MEHHQRARTGGEQQDTSATTQKKKRKEVALYGNYRNYYGYRIGQDLEEDPRLKAMKKEWFEDKDCLDIGCNSGVITIAIAQKFSCRSILGIDIDGARVNDAYWTLRRKVKSIRTVPAGGDKLAESNTVNCLKDPVAESLNKRAKNDCTSPHHLQEGDFYDIVSFKKGDFIQNWHPRDNKSYDTIICLSVSKWVHLNWGDEGLITLFSKVWRLLSPGGVFILEPQPWKSYYDNRLVSETTRINYQNIKIRPEDFQDILLDKIGFRMVEDITSSVSGCKTGFKRPILAFWK from the exons ATGGAGCACCACCAACGAGCAAGAACAGGCGGTGAACAGCAGGACACATCGGCGACGACGCAGAAGAAAAAACGTAAGGAAGTTGCTCTCTATGGTAACTACAGAAACTACTATGGCTATAGA ATTGGTCAGGATTTGGAAGAAGATCCAAGGTTAAAAGCTATGAAGAAGGAGTGGTTTGAAGACAAGGATTGTCTTGATATTGGCTGTAATAGTGGAGTGATCACAATCGCCATTG CACAAAAGTTTAGCTGCCGAAGCATCCTTGGAATTGACATTGATGGTG CAAGAGTTAATGATGCCTATTGGACTCTCAGGAGAAAAGTGAAGAGTATTAGAACAGTGCCTGCAGGGGGTGACAAATTAGCCGAATCAAATACTGTAAATTGTTTAAAAGACCCTGTGGCAGAGTCACTTAATAAAAGGGCAAAGAATGATTGTACATCACCTCATCATTTGCAAGAAGGAGATTTTTATGACATAGTCTCCTTCAAGAAAGGAGATTTTATTCAGAATTGGCATCCAAGAGACAATAAATCATATGATACAATTAtttg CTTAAGCGTGTCAAAGTGGGTGCATTTAAACTGGGGAGATGAGGGACTAATAACTTTGTTTTCCAAAGTCTGGAGGCTCCTTTCACCG GGTGGTGTCTTTATTTTGGAGCCTCAGCCTTGGAAATCATACTACGATAATCGTCTTGTATCTGAG ACAACAAGAAtcaattatcaaaatattaagatCCGTCCAGAAGATTTTCAAGACATACTTTTGGACAAG ATTGGATTTAGAATGGTAGAGGACATAACATCTAGTGTATCTGGTTGCAAAACTGGCTTTAAAAGACCTATTTTGGCATTCTGGAAGTGA